The Lynx canadensis isolate LIC74 chromosome D1, mLynCan4.pri.v2, whole genome shotgun sequence genome has a segment encoding these proteins:
- the LOC115525318 gene encoding olfactory receptor 8B3-like isoform X1 — protein sequence MGLENESLVTEFLLAGLTDRPELQQPLFFLFLVIYIVTMVGNVGLVTLISLNSHLHTPMYYFLFNLSFIDLCYSSVFTPKMLMNFVSRENIISYVGCMTQLFFFLFFVISECYMLTSMAYDRYVAICNPLLYKVTMSHQVCALLTVAAYMMGFAGASAHTGCMLRLTFCSVNVINHYLCDILPLLQLSCSSTYVNEVVVLIVVGINITVPSFTILISYVFILTSILHIRSAQGRSKAFSTCSSHIIAISLFFGSAAFMYLKYSSPGSMDVGKISSVFYTNVVPMLNPLIYSLRNKDIKVTLWKALFKIQRRNMF from the exons atgggtttaga AAATGAGTCCTTAGTGACTGAATTTCTTCTTGCTGGCCTAACAGACCGTCCAGAGCTCCAGCAACccctcttcttcctgtttctggtgATCTACATTGTCACCATGGTGGGCAACGTTGGCTTGGTCACTCTTATTAGTCTAAATTCTCACCTCCATACCCCCATGTACTACTTCCTCTTCAACCTATCCTTCATTGATCTCTGTTACTCTTCTGTTTTCACCCCCAAAATGCTGATGAACTTTGTATCAAGGGAGAATATCATCTCCTATGTTGGCTGCATGACtcagctgtttttctttctcttttttgtcatCTCGGAATGCTATATGTTGACCTCAATGGCCTACGATCGCTACGTGGCCATCTGTAATCCGTTGCTGTATAAGGTAACCATGTCCCATCAGGTCTGTGCCTTGCTGACTGTTGCTGCATATATGATGGGGTTTGCTGGAGCCTCTGCCCACACAGGGTGCATGCTCAGACTAACCTTCTGCAGTGTTAATGTCATCAACCATTACCTGTGTGAtattcttcctctcctccaacTGTCTTGCAGCAGCACCTATGTCAACGAGGTAGTAGTTCTGATAGTCGTGGGAATTAATATCACAGTACCCAGTTTTACCATCCTGATTTCTTACGTCTTTATCCTCACTAGCATTCTTCATATCAGATCTGCTCAAGGACGATCAAAAGCCTTCAGTACCTGTAGTTCTCACATCAttgctatttctcttttctttggctCAGCAGCATTCATGTATCTTAAATATTCTTCTCCGGGGTCTATGGACGTGGGAaaaatttcttcagttttctacACTAATGTGGTGCCCATGCTTAATCCCTTAATCTACAGTTTGAGAAACAAGGATATCAAAGTTACATTGTGGAAAGCATTGTTTAAAATCCAAAGGAGAAACATGTTCTGA
- the LOC115525318 gene encoding olfactory receptor 8B3-like isoform X2, which yields MDLINESLVTEFLLAGLTDRPELQQPLFFLFLVIYIVTMVGNVGLVTLISLNSHLHTPMYYFLFNLSFIDLCYSSVFTPKMLMNFVSRENIISYVGCMTQLFFFLFFVISECYMLTSMAYDRYVAICNPLLYKVTMSHQVCALLTVAAYMMGFAGASAHTGCMLRLTFCSVNVINHYLCDILPLLQLSCSSTYVNEVVVLIVVGINITVPSFTILISYVFILTSILHIRSAQGRSKAFSTCSSHIIAISLFFGSAAFMYLKYSSPGSMDVGKISSVFYTNVVPMLNPLIYSLRNKDIKVTLWKALFKIQRRNMF from the exons ATGGATCtcat AAATGAGTCCTTAGTGACTGAATTTCTTCTTGCTGGCCTAACAGACCGTCCAGAGCTCCAGCAACccctcttcttcctgtttctggtgATCTACATTGTCACCATGGTGGGCAACGTTGGCTTGGTCACTCTTATTAGTCTAAATTCTCACCTCCATACCCCCATGTACTACTTCCTCTTCAACCTATCCTTCATTGATCTCTGTTACTCTTCTGTTTTCACCCCCAAAATGCTGATGAACTTTGTATCAAGGGAGAATATCATCTCCTATGTTGGCTGCATGACtcagctgtttttctttctcttttttgtcatCTCGGAATGCTATATGTTGACCTCAATGGCCTACGATCGCTACGTGGCCATCTGTAATCCGTTGCTGTATAAGGTAACCATGTCCCATCAGGTCTGTGCCTTGCTGACTGTTGCTGCATATATGATGGGGTTTGCTGGAGCCTCTGCCCACACAGGGTGCATGCTCAGACTAACCTTCTGCAGTGTTAATGTCATCAACCATTACCTGTGTGAtattcttcctctcctccaacTGTCTTGCAGCAGCACCTATGTCAACGAGGTAGTAGTTCTGATAGTCGTGGGAATTAATATCACAGTACCCAGTTTTACCATCCTGATTTCTTACGTCTTTATCCTCACTAGCATTCTTCATATCAGATCTGCTCAAGGACGATCAAAAGCCTTCAGTACCTGTAGTTCTCACATCAttgctatttctcttttctttggctCAGCAGCATTCATGTATCTTAAATATTCTTCTCCGGGGTCTATGGACGTGGGAaaaatttcttcagttttctacACTAATGTGGTGCCCATGCTTAATCCCTTAATCTACAGTTTGAGAAACAAGGATATCAAAGTTACATTGTGGAAAGCATTGTTTAAAATCCAAAGGAGAAACATGTTCTGA
- the LOC115525318 gene encoding olfactory receptor 8B3-like isoform X3 — protein MIPGNESLVTEFLLAGLTDRPELQQPLFFLFLVIYIVTMVGNVGLVTLISLNSHLHTPMYYFLFNLSFIDLCYSSVFTPKMLMNFVSRENIISYVGCMTQLFFFLFFVISECYMLTSMAYDRYVAICNPLLYKVTMSHQVCALLTVAAYMMGFAGASAHTGCMLRLTFCSVNVINHYLCDILPLLQLSCSSTYVNEVVVLIVVGINITVPSFTILISYVFILTSILHIRSAQGRSKAFSTCSSHIIAISLFFGSAAFMYLKYSSPGSMDVGKISSVFYTNVVPMLNPLIYSLRNKDIKVTLWKALFKIQRRNMF, from the exons atgatcccagg AAATGAGTCCTTAGTGACTGAATTTCTTCTTGCTGGCCTAACAGACCGTCCAGAGCTCCAGCAACccctcttcttcctgtttctggtgATCTACATTGTCACCATGGTGGGCAACGTTGGCTTGGTCACTCTTATTAGTCTAAATTCTCACCTCCATACCCCCATGTACTACTTCCTCTTCAACCTATCCTTCATTGATCTCTGTTACTCTTCTGTTTTCACCCCCAAAATGCTGATGAACTTTGTATCAAGGGAGAATATCATCTCCTATGTTGGCTGCATGACtcagctgtttttctttctcttttttgtcatCTCGGAATGCTATATGTTGACCTCAATGGCCTACGATCGCTACGTGGCCATCTGTAATCCGTTGCTGTATAAGGTAACCATGTCCCATCAGGTCTGTGCCTTGCTGACTGTTGCTGCATATATGATGGGGTTTGCTGGAGCCTCTGCCCACACAGGGTGCATGCTCAGACTAACCTTCTGCAGTGTTAATGTCATCAACCATTACCTGTGTGAtattcttcctctcctccaacTGTCTTGCAGCAGCACCTATGTCAACGAGGTAGTAGTTCTGATAGTCGTGGGAATTAATATCACAGTACCCAGTTTTACCATCCTGATTTCTTACGTCTTTATCCTCACTAGCATTCTTCATATCAGATCTGCTCAAGGACGATCAAAAGCCTTCAGTACCTGTAGTTCTCACATCAttgctatttctcttttctttggctCAGCAGCATTCATGTATCTTAAATATTCTTCTCCGGGGTCTATGGACGTGGGAaaaatttcttcagttttctacACTAATGTGGTGCCCATGCTTAATCCCTTAATCTACAGTTTGAGAAACAAGGATATCAAAGTTACATTGTGGAAAGCATTGTTTAAAATCCAAAGGAGAAACATGTTCTGA
- the LOC115526206 gene encoding LOW QUALITY PROTEIN: uncharacterized protein LOC115526206 (The sequence of the model RefSeq protein was modified relative to this genomic sequence to represent the inferred CDS: substituted 5 bases at 5 genomic stop codons) has protein sequence MDVMGQTQTTPLSIMIDHFKDVRGRANNLSVEVRKGRLQFFCSSEWPTFNVGWPPEGTFDLPAIHRVRSIISRPTMGHLDHYIITWHYIITCQDLVEDPPSWLKPFLAPLPLEPKPILALQGTKKKKSLIQPSAPLYPVLQGGGWMLEEHHPPPLGEADAVPRAGGGNAPVGSPPFTRQRAQREXSASTADSTLLPLRATGPPDAEGNQPHHYWPFATSDLYNWKAQNPKFSKKPAGLIDLLDSVLFTHQPTWDDCQQLLQVLFMTEERERILNEARKLVPGTDGNPTTNQAQIDAFFPLTRPQWDFNTAESKERLQVYRQTLMGGLRMAARKPTNLAKVGNVQQGKDESPAAFLEWIMEAFHTYTPMDPEAPESKAAVIMAFVNQLTIDIRRKLQKIDRLGEKSLQDLLVVAEKVYNNREPPEDKQARAMAAASSKQTRDLARILLATTADFSEEGDRRLWQLADDARKGKGTTKGGKQRLQKDQCAYCKEIGHWARDCPKRAGRKGSKTDRVEVLELDELSDXGSRGSDPLPEPRVTLKVEGTPIDFLVDTRAQHLVLHTPQGKLANKKSWVQGATGMSQYSWTTRRTVDLGMGRVSHSFMVIPECPYPLLGRDLLTKIGAQITFRQGGPQVTDGNGHPIQVLTMKLEDEYLLHQEALPREDNIDRWLQEFPSVWAETGGIGLATHRTPVLVELKPGESPVRIKQYPMSQEARKGIQPHIRSLGVLVPCQSAWNTPLLPVKKPHTNDYRRVQDLREVNKRVADIHPTVPNPYTLLSSLAPSRFWYTVLDLKDAFFSLPLAPQSQPLFAFEWHDPEEGYSGQLTWTRLPXGFKNSPTIFDEALHEDLGEYRREHPGHTLLQYVDDILIAADTAKDCEXGTQDLLATLGALGXRASTKKAQICRERVSYLGYILEGGQRQLSDARKETVLKIPTPTSRREVREFLGSAGYCRLWVPGFAEVAKPLYEATKEGKTFKWTEKEEIVFNQLKKALLSAPALGLPDITKPFHLFVDEHKGIAKGVLTQALGPWNRPVAYLSKKLDPVAAGWPPCLRIIAATALLVKDADKLTLGQEIWITTPHAIEGVLKQPPDRWMSNTRMTHYQSLLLNPPRVRFHPSAALNPATLLPDPDLGAPLHDCAGILEQVHGFRMDLTNRPLPDAEATWFTDGSSFVQDGHRYAGAAVVTETDTVWAEALPSGTSAQRAELIALTKALMLGAGKRLNIYTDSRYAFATAHIHGAIYQERGLLMAEGRTIKNKQEILNLLTALWLPAKLAIIHCQGHQKADNPVARGNRKADQAAKAVALTPVPTMTIQLPDPGDPVLPDKPKYSQEELQRIKKLPMAQEIKGWWYTPNKELVLPDQLGVSILEHMHRSTHMGARKLKDLIRLAGIKIHQQDTKIEQVVSACKTCQLTNARATSNKKGTRLRGTRPGAQWEVDFTEVKPGKYGYKYLLVFTDTFSGWVEAYPTKHETSQTVAKKLLGDILPRYGFPAMVGSDNGPAFISQVTQAVAKAVGANWKLHCAYRPQSSGQVERMNRTLKETLTKLTMETGRDWVTLLPYALYRVRNTPYTLGFTPYEIMFGRPPPVIPSLRAELIAEFKDQELFLSLRGLQRAHEDIWPRLRAIYEAGPTPTPHQYRPGDWVYVKRHHRETLEPRWKGPYIVVLTTPTALKVDSITTWVHHTLVRPADPSSIRKDFVTRWAISRDQHSPLKLKLQCIRPT, from the exons atggacgttatgggacagactcagactactcCTCTAAGTATTATGATTGATCACTTTAAGGATGTGAGGGGAAGAGCTAACAACCTCAGTGTGGAAGTCCGAAAGGGTCGGTTGCAGTTTTTTTGTTCTAGCGAGTGGCCAACTTTCAATGTTGgatggccaccagaggggacCTTCGACCTCCCTGCCATCCACCGAGTCAGGAGTATCATCTCTCGGCCTACGATGGGTCATCTTGATCATTACATTATCACTTGGCATTACATTATCACTTGTCAGGACCTTGTAGAagacccaccctcttggcttaagcccttcctagccccGCTCCCTCTGGAgccaaaacccattcttgctttgcaggggacaaagaagaagaaaagtcttatccagccttcagcacccctctaccctgtcttACAGGGGGg GGGTTGGATGCTggaagaacaccatcctccccctctGGGGGAGGCAGACGCTGTTCCGAGAGCGGGAGGTGGAAACgctccagtgggaagcccgccctttaccagacaaagggctcagagggagtAATCCGCCTCCACCGCCGACTCCACTCTTCTGCCCCTGCGAGCCACCGGACCCCCAGACGcggaggggaatcagccccatcactattggcctttcgccactagtgacctctacaattggaaagctcagaatcctaagttttccaagaaaccggcagggcttattgatttattagactctgttctttttacccatcagcccacgtgggacgattgccagcagcttttgcaggtcctgttcatgactgaagaaagagaaagaatcctcaatgagGCCCGAAAACTAGTTCCGGGCACAGacgggaatcccaccaccaaccaggctcagatagatgccttcttccccttaactcggccccagtgggatttcaatACGGCAGAAAGTAAGGAGAGGCTCCAGGTctaccgccagactctaatggggggtctccgaatggctgctagaaagccaaccaatttggccaaggtaggaaatgtacaacagggaaaagatgaatctccggctgcctttttagaatggatcatggaggcattccatacctatacccccatggatccagaggctccggaaagcaaggcagctgttatcatggcctttgtaaaccaattgaccatagacattaggagaaaattacagaaaatagatagactaggagaaaaaagtctgcaggacttactggtggtagccgaaaaggtatataataaccgggagcctcctgaggacaagcaggctcgCGCCATGGCAgctgccagcagtaagcagactcgagacctggccagaatactactagctaccacTGCTGACTTCTCCGAGGAAGGAGACCGCCGTCTCTGGCAGCTGGCAGACGACGCAAGAAAGGGTAAAGGAACTACcaagggggggaagcagaggctgcagaaggatcagtgtgcatactgcaaggagatagggcattgggcCCGAGATTGTCCAAAAAGGGCCggcaggaagggaagcaagactgatcgagtagaagtcctagagctagatgaactaAGTGATTAGGGGAGTCGGGGTTCAGACCCTCTCCCTGaacccagggtaactcttaaagtggaggggacccctATTGACTTCCTTGTCGACACCAGAGCACAACATTTGGTCCTCCacaccccacaaggaaaactagccaacaagaagtcctgggtacaaggggcaactggtatgagccagtattcatggactacccgaaGAACAGTAGATTTGGGAATGGGccgggtatcccactcctttatggtaataccagaatgccccTACCCGCTGTTAGGACGGGATttactgaccaagattggagctcagataactttcagacaaggggggcctcaggtcaccgatggcaacggccaccccatccaggtactgaccatgaaactggaggatgaatacctcctccaccaggaggcgctcccgagagaggataatatagacagatggctacaagaattcccctcggtttgggcagagacgggggggaTAGGACTAGCCACTCATAGGACCCCAgtcctggtagagctcaagccaggagagagtccagtaaggatcaaacaataccccatgtctcaggaggcccggaaggggatccagccacacatccgAAGCCTAGGAgtactagttccttgccagtctgcctggaacacccccctactgccagtcaaaaagcctcacacaaacGACTATCGACGGGTACAAGACctccgggaagtaaataagagggtcgcggacatacacccaactgttcccaacccatatactctcttgagctccttggcaCCCTCCAGGTtctggtatactgtactagatttaaaggacgccttcttcagtctgccgctggcaccccagagccaacccttgttcgCCTTTGAGTGGCATGATCcggaggagggctacagtgggcaactcacctggacacggctaccctagggattcaaaaattcacccaccatcttcgacgaggcactacacgaggacctgggtgagtacagaagggagcaccctggccaCACCCTCCTACAGTATgtagatgacatcctgattgctgccgACACAGCCAAAGACTGTGAGtgagggacccaggacctgctggctaccctgggggcctTGGGGTAACGGGCATCCAcgaagaaggctcagatatgcagggagagggtgagttacctgggatatatcctggagggcggacagcggcagttatcagatgccagaaaagaaactgtcctaaagatcccGACTCCTACCTCCcgaagagaagtgagggaattccTAGGATCAGCTGGCTACTGCcgcctctgggttccaggttttgCTGAGGTTGCCAAGCCCCTATATGAAGccaccaaagaggggaaaacatttaaatggactgaaaaagaagaaattgtctttaatcagttaaaaaaggctCTCttaagtgccccagccctgggcctaccagacattacgaaacccttccacctctttgtagacgaacataagggaatagcaaaaggggttctaactcaagccttaggcccctggaaccgcccagtggcttacctgtctaagaaactagacccagtggctgccggctggccgccatgcctaagaattattgcggcgacagcactcctagtcaaggatgcagacaaactgaccctaggacaggagatctggatcacgaCCCCACACGCCATTGAAGGAGTCCTGAAACAGCCTCCGGATAGATGGATGAGCAATACACGtatgactcattaccagagcctcctactcaaccctccacgagtgcggttccaccccagtgcagccctcaatcctgcaaccctgctgcccgACCCTGACCTAGGTGCTCCACTACATGACTGTGCGGGAATCCTGGAACAAGTACATGGATTCCGGATGGACCTGACCAACCGGCCCCTCCCCGATGCCgaggctacttggttcactgatggcagcagctttgtgcaAGATGGACACAGGTATGCGGGTGCAGCGGTGGTCACCGAAACGGACACCGTATGGGCGGAGGCTCTACCCTCCGGAACGTCAGCCCAGCGAGCAGAGCTCATAGCCCTCACCAAGGCGCTGATGCTGGGAGCTGGAAAACGGCTTAACATCTACACAGACAGCCGTTATGCATTTGCCACAGCTCATATTCATGGGGCAATTTATCAGGAGAGGGGGTTACTGATGGCAGAAGGacggactataaaaaataagcaggagataCTTAACCTGCTTACGGCCTTATGGCTTCCTGCCAAGCTAGCCATTATCCACTGCCAAGGGCACCAAAAAGCTGATAACCCAGTAGCTAGAGGTAATCGAAAGGCTGACCAGGCAGCCAAGGCAGTAGCCCTTACTCCAGTCCCCACCATGACCATACAACTACCAGACCCaggagacccagttttaccagacAAGCCCAAGtactcccaggaggagttacagcggatcaagaaactccccatggcccaggagataaagggatggtggtatacacctaacaaggagctcgtgctgccagaccagctcggagtctcaatattagagcacatgcatcggtctactcacatgggggcccgaaaattaaaagacttaatccgaCTTGCGggaatcaagattcaccaacaggacaccaaaatagagcaagttgtatctgcctgcaagacctgccaactcaccaatgcaagagccacatcaaataaaaaaggaaccaggctcagaggcaccagaccgggagcccaatgggaagtcgacttcactgaagtcaaaccaggaaagtatggttataaatatcttttagtatttacagacaccttctctggctgggtggaggcatacccaaccaagcatgaaacgtctcagacggtggctaagaagctactaggagacatcttacccaggtatggttttcctgccatggtaggatcagacaatggaccagcttttatctcgcaggtaacacaggcagtagccaaggcggtgggggcgaactggaaattacattgtgcttataggccccagagctcaggacaggtagaaagaatgaatagaaccctaaaagagacccttaccaaattaaccatggagactggcagggactgggtgactctcctaccgtacgccctttaccgggttagaaacactccttacactctgggttttactccctatgagatcatgtttggcaggccaccccctgTTATTCCCAGCCTTCGAGCTGAActtattgctgagtttaaagatcaagaactttttctttccttgagagggctccagagggcgcATGAGGACATTTGGCCGCGCCTCCGTGCCATCTACGAGGCTGGCCCGACCCcgacacctcatcagtacaggccgggagactgggtctatgtcaagaggcaccaccgagagaccctcgagccgcgctggaagggaccctacatcgTGGTGCTGACAACCCCCACCGCTCTCAAAGTAGACAGCATCAcgacctgggtccatcacacccTCGTTCGGCCAGCGGACCCCTCCTCGATCCGGAAGGACTTCGTCACGCGATGGGCCATCAGTCGGGACCAACACAGCCCGCTCAAGCTCAAGCTACAGTGCATTCgacccacctaa
- the LOC115525489 gene encoding olfactory receptor 147-like, which produces MAAGNDSLVTQFILLGLTQQPELQLPLFFIFLGIYVVTVMGNMGLIILIGLKPHLHTPMYYFLFNLSFIDLCYSSVIMPRMLIGFVKQNTISYEECMAQLCFFSFFVIDECCILTSMAYDRYVAICRPLLYKAIMSHQVCLMLMAGTYAMGFVGAMAHTGCMLRLTFCDGNIINHYMCDIPPLLQLSCTSTYVNELVVFIVVGINVIMPSLTITISYILIISNILRIRSTEGRSKAFSTCSSHIVTVSLFFGASAFMYLKPFPAGSLDQDKVSTVFYTIVGPMMNPFIYSLRNKDVKIALSKTFKKREFS; this is translated from the coding sequence ATGGCAGCAGGCAATGACTCTTTAGTGACCCAGTTTATCCTGCTGGGTTTAACACAACAGCCAGAACTCCAGCTgcctctcttcttcattttcttaggaATCTACGTGGTCACCGTGATGGGGAACATGGGCTTGATTATTCTGATTGGTCTGAAGCCTCACCTGCACACTCCCATGTACTACTTTCTCTTCAACCTTTCCTTCATTGATCTCTGCTACTCGTCTGTCATAATGCCTAGAATGCTGATAGGTTTTGTAAAGCAAAACACCATCTCTTACGAGGAGTGCATGGCTCagctctgtttcttctccttctttgtcaTTGATGAGTGCTGTATTTTGACATCGATGGCCTATGACCGGTATGTGGCCATCTGTAGGCCCCTGCTTTACAAGGCCATCATGTCCCACCAGGTCTGCCTCATGCTGATGGCAGGAACATATGCAATGGGGTTTGTGGGTGCCATGGCCCACACCGGGTGCATGCTGAGGCTCACGTTCTGTGATggcaacatcattaatcattacaTGTGTGACATACCTCCTCTCCTTCAGCTCTCCTGCACAAGCACCTACGTCAACGAGCTGGTGGTTTTCATTGTGGTGGGAATCAATGTAATAATGCCCAGTCTCACCATCACCATTTCTTACATCTTGATCATCTCCAACATCCTCCGTATCCGTTCTACAGAGGGCAGGTCCAAAGCCTTCAGTACCTGCAGCTCCCACATAGttactgtttctctcttctttggagCATCAGCATTCATGTATCTAAAACCTTTTCCTGCTGGGTCCCTGGATCAAGATAAGGTATCCACAGTTTTTTATACCATTGTGGGGCCAATGATGAATCCTTTTATCTATAGTCTGAGGAACAAAGATGTCAAAATTGCACTGAGTAAGACTTTTAAGAAAAGGGAGTTCTCTTGA